In Providencia alcalifaciens, the sequence CCCTAACCAATACAGCATATTACCGCGAGGATCTTCCAGATTATAAACTTCAGATGCCGCATGACGGCTACCGCAGCGGGTGACTTTAATCCCTTTTAGCTCATCATAAGGAATATCTGGCACATTGATATTTAAGATATTGCCCGCTCGCAAAGGATTTTTTTGCAACATAGTGAGGATATCGCATGTCACCTTGGCCGCCGTTTCATAATGCACATCACCATCTAATGAAACCGCAATAGAAGGTAAACCTAAGTGACGCCCTTCTGTTGCCGCCGCAACGGTACCTGAATAAATCACATCGTCCCCAAGATTTGGGCCGCAGTTGATTCCAGACACCACAATATCAGGGCGAGGGCGCACGACTTTATTCACCCCGATATACACACAATCCGTCGGTGTACCTTCTTGAACAGCGAGGTCACCATTATTTAATGTTTGAATTTTTAATGGTCTATCCAACGTTAATGCGTTTGAAGCGCCACTACGGTTACGGTCGGGTGCAATCACCTGCACATGATAATGTTGACGTAATGCCGCCGCCAGCGTTTGTATTCCAGGCGCCGTTACCCCATCATCGTTACTCAATAATATATTCAGCATCCACACAATCCTGATTAATAATTTCGCGTACAACACTCGTGGCAAAACTGCCTGAATTCAGGAAGAAGCACAGCTTTACGGTTGACGAATCTAACCACTGCCATTGCAGATTTTGCGGCTTAACCAGTACAGCTCGTCTCGCTGGAGAAACTCGCTCACTTTTCATTAGTGCCATAAATGGCTGATAATCTTGTAAACAGTGAGTCTCGAAAGCAAGGGCATCATCTTGGGTGCCTAAATCGCCATCTCCGGGAAGCGGCGCTGTCACACTTAGCTCAGTAGATTGTAAACGCGCTTGCAGAGAATCTAACTCTTCTAGCGTCGCCACAAACCAGCTACCACGTCCAGTTAATTGCAGTGCATCTCCCAACATAGCGTGTTGCTGTGTATGATTTGCAATTCGCGCACTGGCGATATCATTAAACATAGCACTCCGCGCAGCAGAGAGATAAAAACTGCGTTTATTTCGTTCACGTACTGTAATTTCTTGATTTGCCCAGCGGCGAGCTTGAACCAAATTTTGCCCATCCCGGCCAAAACGTTGTTCACCAAAATAGTTTGGAACACCTAAATCAGCCACTTTTTGTAAGCGTTGTTCTACATCATCGGTGTCCGTAATATCCCGCAATGTCACTTCGAATTGATTCCCTTTTAGAGAGCCAATTCGTAATTTGCGTTTCTGGCGAGTGACCGCTAATACACGGCACCCTTCAAGCTGCCAAGCCGAAAAATCGGGCGTATCTTTACCCGGCATTTGCAGACAAAACCACTGCTCCGTCACCGCATGTCTATCTTTCAATCCCGCGTAACTGACGGCTCTAGCGGAGACCTTAGCAAACTTTGCTAGCTGTTCTGCGACATATAAAGTATTACAGCCTGTTTTTTCGACGCGAACCATAACGTGCTCGCCTTCGCCATCAAGCTCAAAACCTAAGTCTTCTTTCACCACGAAATCTTCAGGAATACTTTTTAATGTCCCTGAAGAGAGGGGTTTACCATGCAGGTACTGAACATTCATAACTTTCATTACTATTATCTTTGATAAGTAAAACTACAGCGGCGCAAGCAATCCCTTCTTTACGGCCCACAAAGCCCAATTGTTCTGTGGTGGTTGCTTTCACATTGACGTCGTCCATGTGGCATTCGAGATCTTCAGCAATATTCACACGCATTTGTGGAATATGTGGCAACATTTTTGGTGCTTGCGCCATGATAGTCACGTCGATATTACCAATTAAATAACCTTTTTTACGGACTTGGCAAAAGGCTTCTCTGAGTAATACTCGGCTATCTGCGCCTTTATAAGCAGGGTCAGTATCTGGGAATAACTTTCCGATATCCCCAAGTGCCGCAGCACCTAAAATGGCATCTGTCAGCGCGTGTAAGACCACATCACCATCCGAATGTGCGATAAGACCTTGTTCGTAAGGAATGCGAACGCCACCAATAACGATAGGACCTTCACCACCAAACTTATGCACATCAAAACCGTGTCCGATTCTCATTTTTTTTCCTTATGATTTCATTCTTGAAAGATAAAATTCCGCCAGTGCCAAGTCCTCTGGTCGCGTCACCTTAAGGTTATCAGCTCGTCCCGATACTAATATCGGTTGATAGCCACAATGCTCAAGTGCGGAAGCCTCATCCGTGATCACTGCATTTTCTTTCAATGCTTTATCTAAACAGTCGCGTAGTAATACTAATGGGAAAAACTGCGGTGTTAAGGCATGCCAGAGCGCTTCTCGCTCAACGGTATGGGAAATACTTTGCGTTCCCTCTGCGCCCCGCTTCATCGTATCCCGAACCGGAGCCGCCAGTATGCCCCCACAACAATCATTCTGAGTGGCTAACTGAACGATGGCATTTAAATCATCTAAATGCAGACACGGACGTGCCGCATCATGTACCAATACCCAGGCATCATCATATTCAGGTTGCTGTACCAGATAGTTTAATCCTGATAATACTGAATCTGCACGCGCTTTCCCCCCGGTAACCGTGACGATACGAGGGTCTTTGGCAATATCGAGGTGATGGAAATAATCATCTTCAGCACTTAATGCAACCACGATTTTTTGTACGTCTCCACTACGCAATAAGGCGTCAATGGTGTGTTCAATAATGGTTTTCCCTGCGACCGACAAATATTGTTTTGGGCAATCTGCATTCATACGACTGCCCACTCCCGCTGCGGGGATCAGAGCAACAATCGGTGCTGCACTGGATGTTCTTGGATTTATCATGATTCGAATCTTACATCAGAAATTATCAGGCTCTTGGGTGTGGACTACCCTACACGATGATTATTGAGATGACGGTGGATTATTACGCTCTTTGACCATTCGATAGAATGATTCCCCAGGCTTTAACATACCTAGCTCGCTACGTGCGCGTTCTTCAATTGCATCCTGACCATCATTCAAGTCATTGATTTCTGCAAATAGCTGCTCATTACGCTGTTTTAAACGCGCATTCACAATTTCCTGCGCAGCAACATCATCCTTAACTTTGACATAGTCATGGATGCCATTTTTGCCTAACCATAAGGAATATTGTAACCAAGCTAATATCGCAATTAATAGTAGCGTTAATTTACCCATCTTGCCCCCTGAAATGATTTGCTAATCATCCCATAACTAAGCGCATGACGCTACTGCGATGCAAATATTGTCTAAAAAAGTCAGAATTGTTCGCGCTAGAAGAGATTAAATATCACCCAATTCCCTATAAATGTAGAAAAGGATGATATTTAAGTAAAAATCAATTTGCTATAGAAATAACATTTCGCTGTTGCAGCAGTTGAATCACCTGCGCTAAAGAATCATGGATAGGGCGCAGCCCATCAAGGTGCAGTTCTGGATTTTGTGGCGATTGATAAGGCGAGTCAATCCCCGTGAAATGGGATATTTTTCCTGCTCTCGCTTGCTGATATAACCCTTTGGGATCTCGCTTTTCACAGACCTCAATGGGTGTATCCACATACAGCTCATAAAACTGGTCGGGTTCAAACAGTTCGCGAACTCGCTGTCTATCTTCCTGATAGGGAGAAATAAACGCCGTCGCCACAATCAGCCCCGCATCCACCATTAACTTGGCAACTTCGCCAATCCGTCGAATATTCTCCTGCCGCTCTGCATCACTAAACCCAAGGTCTCGACACAATCCATGGCGAACATTATCTCCATCAAGAAGATAAGTTTTGATCCCTAAGCTCGCCAACTGTGTCTCTATCGCCCCTGCCAAAGTGGACTTTCCCGACCCAGATAACCCTGTAAACCACAGCACCGCGCCTTTGTGACCATTGCGCTGCTCTCGCCATTGCCGAGTCACATTATGGGAATGCCAAACAATATTTTCAGGTGGCTTGTTTTCCAGTGTATCCATGACGTTATTTCCCACCTAACACATCACGGGTACCCCAATGCGGGAAGTGGCGGCGGATCAGTTGGTTAAGTTCAATTTCAAATTGGCTAAATTCACCACGGTGTACCGTTTCTTCTGGCTGCGCTTCTCGAACTAGCCCTGCTCCCACCGTCACGTTTGTTAGCCTATCAATCAAAATCATCCCACCGGTATCCCCATTATTTTGGTAATTTTCCAGTAGTAGCGGCTCATCGAAAGAAAACGCCACCAAACCAATGCCGTTCAATGGCAGCTCCGTGGCCACTTTCTGCGTTAAATTATTCACATCCACTTGATATTGAATATTTTCAACTTTGCCTCGGCTGCGTTTTCCCGCCACTTTAATATCCACTTGTTGACCTTGCACCAAAGGCTGCTCAGACATCCAAACCACGTCAACTAACGCGTGCTGACTTGCAAGTAATTCTTCGCTTTCAGCGACAATCAAATCACCGCGACTGATATCAATTTCATCGTTCAGCACTAGCGTGATAGCTTCTCCTGCAATGGCTGCTGGCGGGTTACCGGAAAATGTCACAATCTCTTTGATGGTCGAAACACTGCCAGAAGGCAGCACTTTCACGCGTTGCCCCACCTGTACAACCCCCGATGACACCGTGCCACTGTAGCCACGAAAATCTAAATTTGGGCGGTTCACATATTGCACAGGAAAGCGCAGTGGCTGGTTAGCGGCCGTTTGAGTGACTTGCACCGTTTCTAGCAGCGACAATAATGTTTCCCCTTGATACCACGGCAAATTACCGCTTGGTGATACGATATTATCCCCATCCAGTGCAGATATCGGCACAAACCAGACGTTTAAATCCACCGGAAGTTGCTGCGCAAATTGCAGGTAATCTTGCTGGATTTTATCAAACACGGACTGACTATAATCCACCAGATCCATCTTATTCACCGCGACGATCAAATGGCGGATCCCCAATAACGTACTAATAAAACTGTGGCGTCGCGTTTGCTCTTGAATGCCTTTTCGAGCATCGATCAGCAGAATAGAGAGTGAGCACGTTGATGCGCCGGTCGCCATATTGCGGGTGTATTGTTCATGTCCGGGGGTATCTGCGATGATAAACTTGCGTTTTTCTGTCGAAAAATAACGATATGCCACATCGATGGTGATCCCCTGCTCGCGTTCGGCAGCTAATCCATCCACCAGCAGCGCCAGATCTAATTTCTCACCTTGCGTGCCAATCCGCTTACTGTCGCTCTGTAAAACTGACAATTGATCTTGGTAGATTTGTTGCGTGTCATGCAGCAAGCGCCCAATCAAGGTACTTTTTCCATCATCCACGTTGCCGCAGGTAAGAAATCGCAATAAACCCTTATGTTGCTGAGCCTGTAAGTAAGCTTCCACGCCGCCTTGCTGTTGAATTTGATGCGCCATTGCATCGTTGTACGCTAATTCAGCCATGATGTTGCTCTCCTCACCGATTGATTAAAAATAGCCTTGGCGCTTTTTCAGCTCCATAGAGGCGGATTGGTCACTATCAATCAAACGCCCTTGGCGTTCACTGGTGGTGGATAGCAACATCTCTTCGATAATTTCAGGCAGAGTGCTAGCATTTGACGGCACGGCTCCCGTCAATGGCCAGCAGCCTAATGTCCGAAAACGCACTTTTTGCTTGGTAATGACCTCTCCCGCTTTTAGCTCGATGCGCCGATCATCCACCATGATTAAGGTACCATCGCGCTCAATTACAGGGCGTTCATCCGCAAAATAGAGTGGGACAATGTCGATGTTTTCCAAGTAGATATATTGCCAAATATCCAGTTCAGTCCAATTGGATAATGGGAAAACGCGGATGCTTTCCCCTTTATTGATTTGTCCGTTGTAATTGTGCCAAAGCTCCGGTCGTTGGTTTTTCGGATCCCAACGGTGCGAGCGGTCACGGAATGAATAAATTCGTTCTTTTGCCCGTGATTTTTCTTCATCACGCCTAGCGCCACCGAATGCAGCATCAAAGCCATATTTATCTAACGCCTGCTTTAAGCCCTCGGTTTTCATGATGTCCGTATGCTTAGCACTACCATGAATAAATGGGTTGATGCCGAGACGCTCCCCTTCTGGATTTCGGTGGATCAATAATTCAAAACCGTATTTTTTCGCCGTCTCATCACGAAACTGGTACATTTCACGAAATTTCCATCCGGTATCCACATGCAGCAAAGGGAAAGGGATCGTGCCCGGATAAAACGCTTTTCGAGCCAAATGCAGCATCACGGATGAGTCTTTACCAATGGAATAGAGCATCACGGGATTCGCAAATTCCGCCGCCACTTCACGAATAATATGAATACTTTCCGCTTCTAATTGCTGTAAGTGGGTTAATTTTTTTTCGTTCACGATTTACTCCTCGATTAAGCCAATTCCAGCACGGCTGAGCGCCATTGGATGGTTTCGGGTTGCTGACCAAACCACGCCAGCTGTTGATGTAATGCCGCCACTTCGCCAATGACGATTAATGCAGGCGCTGGCGCTTGCTGAGCCAATGACTCCAATTCATGCAACGCCCCCACGATCACTTTTTGATTTTGCCGAGTCCCACAGCCAATCACCGCAACGGGGGTATCTTGATGACGCCCATATTGAATAAGCTGCTGACAAATGTTAGCTGCTGTCACGGTACCCATGTAGATAGCCAGTGTTTGGTGACCGCGTGCTAGTGCTTGCCAATCCAGCTCAGCGCCATTTTGACGGCAATGACCGGTAATAAAAGTAATACTCTGCGCGTGTTCCCTGTGAGTCAGCGGGATCCCTGCATAAGCCGCCGCACCAATAGCAGCAGTGATACCGGGTACAACTTGAAAAGGAATATTGGCCTCGGCAGCAACCTGCAACTCTTCACCGCCACGCCCAAAAATAAACGGATCCCCACCTTTTAAGCGCACTACCTTTTTGCCTTGCTGAGCATAGTTGACGATCAACTGATTGGTTTCCTCTTGGGAAACACTGTGGTTGCCCGCCCGTTTCCCCACACAGACTTTGTCTGCATCACGGCGAACAAGGTCAAGGATTTCCGTGCTCACCAAATGGTCATACAACACCACATCCGCATTTTGCAGTACTCTCAGCCCTTTAAGTGTTAATAGCCCCGCATCACCCGGCCCCGCCCCCACTAAAGTCAGCTCCCCTTGGTTATCCGGCTTCGTTAGCTGTTGCTCCAGCTGCTTTTCGGCATCATCCAGTTGTCCACTTTCCACTAAAGAGGCAAAGCGCCCGCTAAAACTCAATTCCCAAAAACGTTTACGCTCACTGAGCTTGGTCAAATTCTGTTTTACGCGCTCACGCCAACGCCCTGCAATCTCCGCCATTTTACCCAGCGATGTCGGCAACAATGTTTCCAGTTTTTCCCGTAATAATTTGGCTAAGACAGGTGCGGTTCCACCCGATGAAATCGCCACCATAATGGGAGAACGGTCGATAATCGAGGGAACAATAAAGGAACATAAGGGCTGGTCATCCACCACATTGACAAAAATATGGCGCTGCTGCGCATCATGAAAAACTTTCTCATTGAGCGCTTGGTCATCCGTGGCAGCAATCACCAAGTAAGCATCATCAAGGTGATAAGCTTGATAAGGCTGCTGCACCCAATGCAATTGTTTTTGTTGATATGCCAACTGCAAGCTTTCGCAAAGCTCAGGGGAAATCACCACCAGCGAGGCATGAGCTTTCAATAATAATTCGGCTTTACGAGCCGCGACGACACCGCCGCCAATCAAGACCACTTGTCTTTCTCGCACACTCACAAATAAGGGTAGGTAATCCATAAATCGCTTCCATCCAGCATTTTAATTATAAGAGCAATGAAATTGACTATATGGCGTGAATTGATCACTTTGAAATGACAAAAAAGCATGAATAGGAACAGAAAGGCATAAGCTAAATGAAGTGAGGGAAACCCAGTAAATTAAGCCTATCTCCCGCAATTTGACATAAATAAAAAATAAAGGGATACCCTTATTTTAAATAAAGGCATCCCTTTGTTATTACACAAATAAATTAGTTTTTTACTTATTAGTAATGCAAGTAATTAATTATTTAAACCAAGTCTTTAATTTTCTTAAAACACATTAATTTTCATGCAACCCGCATTCACGTTTTAAGCCAAAGAAACGCGTCTGTTCTTCACTCATACCGGGTTCCCACGGACGGCTGGTATGAGTATCTCCCACCGATAAATACCCTTTTTCCCATAATGGATGGTAGGGTAAATTATGTTTGGTCAGATACTGATAAACCTCTTTATTATTCCAATCAATCACTGGCAGAATTTTAAAAATCCCGCGCCCAATACTTAATACAGGTAACGCCGCTCGGCTCGCCGATTGTTCTCGTCTTAATCCTGAAAACCAACTTTGCGCCTGCAATTCATGCAGCGCCCGCGTCATAGGCTCCACTTTGTTCAATTGGTTATAACGCTCAATTCCCTCAACCCCTTGAGTCCACAACTGCCCATGAATGGCCTCTTGCCATGCAGGGCTGGTCGCCGCTCGGTACACTTTTACGTTTAAATTTAACCGTTCCGTTAACTGTTCAATAAACTGATAGGTTTCGGGAAACAGATAGCCAGTATCCGTTAAAATGACCGGAATATTGGGCACCACTTGCGTGACTAAGTGCAGCGCCAAAGCACCTTGGATACCAAAGCTTGATGACAACACAAATTCAGCAGGAAGATGTTCAACCGCCCATTCAATGCGGGCTAGCGCGGTCATCTCTTCAAGTTTCGCGTTGAACTCCGCCAAATAAGCGACTTGGGCTTGTTTATCTAACGCCTGAACTTGCGTTAATTGAAGTCGGCTCATACCGCCTCCTTAACCTCGTAAA encodes:
- the surE gene encoding 5'/3'-nucleotidase SurE; this encodes MLNILLSNDDGVTAPGIQTLAAALRQHYHVQVIAPDRNRSGASNALTLDRPLKIQTLNNGDLAVQEGTPTDCVYIGVNKVVRPRPDIVVSGINCGPNLGDDVIYSGTVAAATEGRHLGLPSIAVSLDGDVHYETAAKVTCDILTMLQKNPLRAGNILNINVPDIPYDELKGIKVTRCGSRHAASEVYNLEDPRGNMLYWLGPVGEIRDAGPGTDFEAVQNGYVSITPLQVDLTSYKTQSVLEEWLDKSGVKAK
- the truD gene encoding tRNA pseudouridine(13) synthase TruD, which translates into the protein MKVMNVQYLHGKPLSSGTLKSIPEDFVVKEDLGFELDGEGEHVMVRVEKTGCNTLYVAEQLAKFAKVSARAVSYAGLKDRHAVTEQWFCLQMPGKDTPDFSAWQLEGCRVLAVTRQKRKLRIGSLKGNQFEVTLRDITDTDDVEQRLQKVADLGVPNYFGEQRFGRDGQNLVQARRWANQEITVRERNKRSFYLSAARSAMFNDIASARIANHTQQHAMLGDALQLTGRGSWFVATLEELDSLQARLQSTELSVTAPLPGDGDLGTQDDALAFETHCLQDYQPFMALMKSERVSPARRAVLVKPQNLQWQWLDSSTVKLCFFLNSGSFATSVVREIINQDCVDAEYIIE
- the ispF gene encoding 2-C-methyl-D-erythritol 2,4-cyclodiphosphate synthase, with translation MRIGHGFDVHKFGGEGPIVIGGVRIPYEQGLIAHSDGDVVLHALTDAILGAAALGDIGKLFPDTDPAYKGADSRVLLREAFCQVRKKGYLIGNIDVTIMAQAPKMLPHIPQMRVNIAEDLECHMDDVNVKATTTEQLGFVGRKEGIACAAVVLLIKDNSNESYECSVPAW
- the ispD gene encoding 2-C-methyl-D-erythritol 4-phosphate cytidylyltransferase; amino-acid sequence: MINPRTSSAAPIVALIPAAGVGSRMNADCPKQYLSVAGKTIIEHTIDALLRSGDVQKIVVALSAEDDYFHHLDIAKDPRIVTVTGGKARADSVLSGLNYLVQQPEYDDAWVLVHDAARPCLHLDDLNAIVQLATQNDCCGGILAAPVRDTMKRGAEGTQSISHTVEREALWHALTPQFFPLVLLRDCLDKALKENAVITDEASALEHCGYQPILVSGRADNLKVTRPEDLALAEFYLSRMKS
- the ftsB gene encoding cell division protein FtsB, producing MGKLTLLLIAILAWLQYSLWLGKNGIHDYVKVKDDVAAQEIVNARLKQRNEQLFAEINDLNDGQDAIEERARSELGMLKPGESFYRMVKERNNPPSSQ
- the cysC gene encoding adenylyl-sulfate kinase, with translation MDTLENKPPENIVWHSHNVTRQWREQRNGHKGAVLWFTGLSGSGKSTLAGAIETQLASLGIKTYLLDGDNVRHGLCRDLGFSDAERQENIRRIGEVAKLMVDAGLIVATAFISPYQEDRQRVRELFEPDQFYELYVDTPIEVCEKRDPKGLYQQARAGKISHFTGIDSPYQSPQNPELHLDGLRPIHDSLAQVIQLLQQRNVISIAN
- the cysN gene encoding sulfate adenylyltransferase subunit CysN, coding for MAELAYNDAMAHQIQQQGGVEAYLQAQQHKGLLRFLTCGNVDDGKSTLIGRLLHDTQQIYQDQLSVLQSDSKRIGTQGEKLDLALLVDGLAAEREQGITIDVAYRYFSTEKRKFIIADTPGHEQYTRNMATGASTCSLSILLIDARKGIQEQTRRHSFISTLLGIRHLIVAVNKMDLVDYSQSVFDKIQQDYLQFAQQLPVDLNVWFVPISALDGDNIVSPSGNLPWYQGETLLSLLETVQVTQTAANQPLRFPVQYVNRPNLDFRGYSGTVSSGVVQVGQRVKVLPSGSVSTIKEIVTFSGNPPAAIAGEAITLVLNDEIDISRGDLIVAESEELLASQHALVDVVWMSEQPLVQGQQVDIKVAGKRSRGKVENIQYQVDVNNLTQKVATELPLNGIGLVAFSFDEPLLLENYQNNGDTGGMILIDRLTNVTVGAGLVREAQPEETVHRGEFSQFEIELNQLIRRHFPHWGTRDVLGGK
- the cysD gene encoding sulfate adenylyltransferase subunit CysD, whose protein sequence is MNEKKLTHLQQLEAESIHIIREVAAEFANPVMLYSIGKDSSVMLHLARKAFYPGTIPFPLLHVDTGWKFREMYQFRDETAKKYGFELLIHRNPEGERLGINPFIHGSAKHTDIMKTEGLKQALDKYGFDAAFGGARRDEEKSRAKERIYSFRDRSHRWDPKNQRPELWHNYNGQINKGESIRVFPLSNWTELDIWQYIYLENIDIVPLYFADERPVIERDGTLIMVDDRRIELKAGEVITKQKVRFRTLGCWPLTGAVPSNASTLPEIIEEMLLSTTSERQGRLIDSDQSASMELKKRQGYF
- the cysG gene encoding siroheme synthase CysG, which gives rise to MDYLPLFVSVRERQVVLIGGGVVAARKAELLLKAHASLVVISPELCESLQLAYQQKQLHWVQQPYQAYHLDDAYLVIAATDDQALNEKVFHDAQQRHIFVNVVDDQPLCSFIVPSIIDRSPIMVAISSGGTAPVLAKLLREKLETLLPTSLGKMAEIAGRWRERVKQNLTKLSERKRFWELSFSGRFASLVESGQLDDAEKQLEQQLTKPDNQGELTLVGAGPGDAGLLTLKGLRVLQNADVVLYDHLVSTEILDLVRRDADKVCVGKRAGNHSVSQEETNQLIVNYAQQGKKVVRLKGGDPFIFGRGGEELQVAAEANIPFQVVPGITAAIGAAAYAGIPLTHREHAQSITFITGHCRQNGAELDWQALARGHQTLAIYMGTVTAANICQQLIQYGRHQDTPVAVIGCGTRQNQKVIVGALHELESLAQQAPAPALIVIGEVAALHQQLAWFGQQPETIQWRSAVLELA
- a CDS encoding phosphoadenylyl-sulfate reductase — protein: MSRLQLTQVQALDKQAQVAYLAEFNAKLEEMTALARIEWAVEHLPAEFVLSSSFGIQGALALHLVTQVVPNIPVILTDTGYLFPETYQFIEQLTERLNLNVKVYRAATSPAWQEAIHGQLWTQGVEGIERYNQLNKVEPMTRALHELQAQSWFSGLRREQSASRAALPVLSIGRGIFKILPVIDWNNKEVYQYLTKHNLPYHPLWEKGYLSVGDTHTSRPWEPGMSEEQTRFFGLKRECGLHEN